In Puntigrus tetrazona isolate hp1 chromosome 15, ASM1883169v1, whole genome shotgun sequence, the DNA window CCAAGCTTTATTCCagtttatatttctaaaaacattgCCTCACATTTAGTTTTATGAGAAGCTgtatcactttttaaaatattcttaatataCATGTTGGTGCAACTttgtttaataacattaatgtcTCCCACAGTATATACTATCTTTAAcacaaattatttgtttttgtctttgtggCCACTGAACGTTTGTGAATCTCTGTGTATTAAAATGACCgtccaaaaatattatttgtcttGGCAATAAGGTCAAAACAAGGTGCATTGAGTATTAATTAATAGTGACCTCTGCTGGCCAGATGAAGCATTATTACCTTTCTGTTAAAATTACGTTCACTCATATGATTTTTCAATAACATTTGTTTGATCATAAGTATCTCTGTTGTGAAATGGATGTAATATGCAAGATGCAGACAAACCAACCGATATTTAatggcatttatatttatatatatatatatatatatatatatatatatatatatatatatatatatatatatatatatatgattaatcttgaattaaaataaaaccagtctaatgaaaatcatttatattcCTGTATAAATATAGGAAAGCACTTATGACACATTTCAAGCATTTGAAATTGTCAATTTGAAATATGTCAATCTAACATATAATtgtcacgttccccggactctgtgtttatgttttcgtttcgtgccatgtgctccctgtgccctgccttccctctgtgttaattatgttattgtcatcagctgtgtctcgtcaattaccctgtgtatttaagtcctgtgttttgagttctgtttgtccgagcgtcaaggtccttacccgatgtctgtacctgtgtttatcctgcctgcctgttcgacctgcctgtctgtatatcttttattttacctatttggaattaaacccatttaagttcattctaAACCTTGTGTACTTCGTCCCGCGTAAGCGCGACCGTGACAATAATAACAAGCATCAAACCCTATTGATATACTTGATCATgccataatataaaaacatgaaaacatagTTCAGCAACAATATGAAATCGATAACATGTGATGTTATTCATATCCCTTTTaagataaacatattttatgtacaaaatGGTTTATATACACTGATTCATATGTTTATTGCAGTCTTCAGGCTAGATTGTAAAGCTGCAAAGAAATAGCCCTTGTTTCAGAatttgaaatacaaacaaatagcCTAAATCAGTAATAAAGAAAGTTAAAACTTACATGATCTCATTGCATAAAtataccttggtgcactttttagcgagacatgaaataaataccaatatatagtatagtatagtatattatatcactgcagtttccaaaagcaATAAACACTAATGGCagtttaactatttttaaatattttattccttttcacacaaacaaGTTTATTATAACATacatcaacgtaataaaaacctGCCATGGTTCACGCATTGATACAAAATCGTACGATTGAGGTTGTAAgaatttgtacgaattagcacaaattagccaccttgtaaaatacataCGAATTGCGTTTGATAGGGTGTTGCACAAACAGttcacagaggtacatatttttatgaggcCAGGTTGGTAACTGTTTGAAAATAATCTAGCTACTGCATCAAGCAAATTAAAGTTGCAATACTGTAATGTTTGCTCTATGTCTATAACGTTATGTGGCGTGCATGCCACTGTGACATGATACAATCATTACTTCTAAACGGCCTTTAATGTgatttctgtgtatttctgtgAAGCAGCTCCAgctgcatttctgtttttttgctctttctctTCATTTAGTAACttcatgtaaacatttatatattaactgCATGTAATTtcaattgttaattattttactatttttttaggATATTAGAATGAATATGTACATTTGAGTTTATTAAATAACCATCCATTATAAGGGATTTTGACATATATGGtatattgcaaataaaagcAAGGTGAGTGCATGCTTGGTCTCAGCGCTCCATGTCTATCCACAACCATAATCGAATCTAAATTTAGCTCTAGATGCCATCAGCTAAGCTGATGTCATCCACATGAGTTTAGCTCTGGCAACTCTATATAATGTTTGTTCACGGTGCGCATCTTAATACACCTAACACATGACCATGGTTCAGTAATAGAACCTTATCGTCAGTAAGTATTACAGCAAGACTTTGTAACAGTTTGTAACCAATTTCATGACCTTTAATTATGTAAACTGacattgtatatatgtatggcTACATTATTTGAAGCTTATTGATAATGtatgctatatataaatatatgttaacgCAATCTCTACATAACTTGGGACATAACTGTTGCATTCATAATGGTAAATGAAACTTACCAAGTTGACCGACTTTCCAATTACTCacgttattttttatttgtatatgcatgaatgtataaaaatgaaataatttggcTGCAGAAATATTTGAAGCTTATTCGTAGTACCGATTATGTATTTCACAAGGACCATTGATTATTTATGTCTTActtgtgtgcttttgttttctaattGTCTTTCAGATGTGCGCACAATGGCCAGCGTGAACGCCAGCGGCTACGAGCAGATGCAGCTGATCCAAGCTGACCCCGTCCGCAGAAACATTTCACTGGCGCTGACCCAGATCTTCGTGTGGCCCTTCATCTACCTCACCTTCCTCATGCTCTTGATATTCTCCAAGAAAGAGACTTTCAGAACAGAGACGCGTTACATATTGTTCGGCCATTCTCTGCTGGTAGAcctaatgtttctttttctgacagattttgtggtgctgCTATCCTACAACTTCGTTTTAATACCTTTGCACTTCTGTATCCCCGTCTGTATGTTAATGGAAGCGATCACAGCATGTGCGCCGCTGACCATCATAGCCATGTGTGTGGAGCGCTATGTGGCCATTTGCATGCCTCTGCGTCATCAGGCCATCTCCACCTCTAGAAGAGCCCTCATAGTGATTTTAATGATTTGGATCCTGAGCTCCATAAACCCCTTTGTTGACATGTTTATCCTCATTAGCACCGCCTCCCGTGAATACTTGTCTCAGCTGACGCACTGCCACTATGAGATTATGATTCCGGAAAAGATTCGTCACTTTGCTAGGGGTCTGTTGTACATTGTGGGGCTTGTGTTCATTTTGATAATTGAGGTCTTTTGTTATGTAATGATATATCTTGCTGCGCGTGCAGCTTCCGGTGACAATAAGAATTCAGCATCAAAAGGGCAGCGCACTATTTCTCTTCATATCCTTCAGCTGTTTCTGTGTACGGCTGAGGTCATGTGTCCTTATATTGAAGCTGTAGTTATGCAGTATGATATTCAAACATACCTGACTGTCCGGTTTATAAATTTCCTCGCGTTTAGTATCACTTCTAGAGCAGTAAGTCCCCTCGTCTACGGCTTTAGAGATGAGAAATTCTACGCAGCTATGGTTTATTACGTCAGATGCAAAAACAACACCATCTCAACTGACTCAGTTAAACAATCGTGATTatcatttagtacatttttaataattcgaTTAAACTACATGTATTTAATGATTGCATGTGTGATTCTAACGGGcctacatttatatacaaatgtatgtcAAGTTATTCGTATGATGAAACACATTCTTTAGAATAGTTTTGATAGAGTAAATGCATTAAGAGTGGTTAACCAGTACTCCACAATATTCTatgtaaaagaaatgaataaaaaataaaaaaagaccatCAGAGTTTGTATTTGACTGGCCAACAGGATCTTTGAAAGGTGCCTCTCACATTCAGTATACAGTTTAATAGCGAGCtctggccgggttaagcgttaTTAGTCTAATATTTGTTTACGCCTTTGTCTACTTTACTTGCCTTATATTCACTCACATGATTGTTTAACATCATTTCTTTGATCGTAAGAATTATCTCATGCATTGTATGCATGATTGCTGTGAAATGAATGCAGTGTGCAACATGCAGGAGAACCTGTGGATTTTAAATTCATCCCCTGTATTTacctaaattaattaaatcataaaaatactggaaatttttatattaatcttattattaatattaataataatataatacaataattcaatattattataaattagtcatttttataattgtaaatGATGATAACTGTATAACAGTGTACAGtttattgtatgtttaaatttttttatatctttaaattttttattgttattttgttatgttattTTGTTCTTCTTCTAATGTTTGTCTGTTATCTGTTTCTTTCTGATATTGGTTATGTCAATGTATTTAATGAAAGTCAATTATTTCtgtatgaataaaagaaaagaaagcactCAGCACACatagcaaacattttaaatggtctTTTGCAGCCTTCAGGTGAACATCTGTAATATGTCAATCTACCATAacctacaataataaaaatatgtactaataaacaattattcaaatttacattttggatttttaatttCTCAGCTGTTTTGTCTTTCAAATGTTCTCATGTTTAAGTCCTACCTAGTTTAAAAGATTAAACTATGAGCAATTATTTTAAGTCACCTGCAACATCATGCAAAAATGCCAGCATGTTTGTTACGTGTCTATAATGTTACGTGGCCTTGCACACCACTGACATGATGCAACAGCCTTTCTTGTGATTTCTGTGTATTCTTCTGATTTGGACCCTGAGCTCTATAAACTCCTTGTTTGCCTGTACATTTTCATACTACTTCCTGAGATAAGTATACTTTCTGAACATGCCCGAGTTTCATAACTTCATCGTGCTGCGTTCTATTTTTCCCTGCATATCCCTTAGTTTTTCCTCTATATTAtgaagcataaataaataaaataaattacaattttgatttaatgtattaaatggattaaaagtgacagtaaagacatttatatctTTCTGTTTTATCAAATTGTCTGTGCATCattatcatcaaaaaaaaaaaaacaacaacaacaacaacatcttggttacaacaaaaatattaagcagcactattttcaatatttattataatacgtGTTTTGTGAGCACAAATTACTTGCCGTATTCCTCAAGTAAATGCAGACTTTGAATTCTTTTCCTCTAAACTTTTGAAGAgttatgtctttattttattttaaacaattcatttttcctCTGATGCAAAAGTTTGACAACATGAACAGCAGGCCTACAAATACTCCTGAATAATTCTCCCGACATGCTGACAGTGTTCAACTATTTAGACCAATTCACTTTGAATCGTCAAAGCTGAAGGATAAGTTATTAGTATTGGTTAAATTAACTGGCCTATCTAGGGCTTTCTTCGGGTAGCCTATCTGACATGTAGCCTCGATGTAAACACACAGCGGGCTCCTCTTGTTGCCGTGATAGATACATTTCTGTCCACTAAGCCTTTTTCTTATCATGTTGACTTGTTTTTCTGCCACACCCCTTTAAGACGTGCATGCCATTCATCAATTCCTGTGCCTGTTATGTTCTCAAAGCATGTTTTGTGATAGCCGGAGGTGTGTGTCACCATGTGCTGCAGCTCAACCACTAAGAGCTCGCCAGTGTTTACCACAGCCTGTTACAACCTTTGTGCTGACGTAGCGTGCAAATGTGCGTCAAACCAATCTTTCCTTGAACTTAAACCGCTAAAATCAAGATTAAAGGTCTGAATAAACGGATCAATAGACCGCATGGAGGGCAGAGTCCCAGCAGTATATAAATACTGCTGGGCAGAGGCTGTCTTAAAACATCGAAAAGCTTTGCTTAAAGACAAACACGGGCTAAAGGGATACACCTAAGTATTTTATCACTGTTAGTAAAAGACTGTAAGGCGATATGCAGGCTTTTAGAAAGTGCGGTTTGTGCGCTAATGGGAGCCTTCTTAAAGGCCGGACCGACTTCCTGCTCGCTAGAAGAAACATGGCGGTCTTGCGCCTGAGCGCCGCATGCGTTCAGCTTCTCAGGTACGATTGCGTTGGCAcgttttgcaaaaaaagtagTGGCAGAGGGGTGTTGCGGCGTTATTTTCAGcctgatttattttcttatattacaGGAACAAGGCTGCGGTGCTCTGCAGGAGCCCGGTTCACCAGCGTCTCCTGCGCCTGCCGGAGGTCGCCCGATCCAACACAGCCGCGTTCAGCCTCGGCAGCAGCCTCTGCGCGGTCCCTTTCACACAGGTAACTAACTCAAGGCATAAACGTTTTAAATGCTACACGCAAGCTACAGACTGTGAGCAAATGGGAAACTAAAAAAGCGTAACAACGTGCGTTTGTATGGATATGGAGATTGATTCGGTTATTCTCGCATTAATCATTTTGACAAccgatttgtttttattgaatgctgctttaatgcaaattaaaacaacaacaaatcagaaatatttatttaaaaaggcagaGGTAATTAAACctattgttgttgtattttttctAGTATACTACTTTTTACAAGGAAACATGATGAGACTAGAGCTATAAGGATTTTTTAATCGACCATCcgaatcatttttattaatgttgattcactaaaaaagaATCGACTCTTTAGAATCACGCTGCACTTGTCGAGCAGTaggtttgttttatgtattttatgtttaaacttGATTTATGTTTTGCACCCTTGTGACAAGAGTGTAATAAAATgcatcctctttttttttctgcagcagGTTGAAAACCTCTCACACGAATCCCTGATTCGCCGGGCCTCGTGTCTGGTCACAGACAGCGCCAACACTTATCTCTCTCAGACCACGCTGGCTCTTGTAGATGCCCTCACACAATATGCCAAGGTAAGACTCATAAACGCTGCATTTATAACCCGTAGTGCACTTGCTAAACCTGTCTTGGCGATTAGTGGATCCCTTGATTGCTGACAAAGGTTTAAGTTGAATATAAATGAAGTAATGTTTACCGTATCTACCTTTCTCAGGCACTACATACACTCGTTGCCCTTCAGAAGCGATACATTAATTCAATAGGAAAACTGTCCCCTGCTGAAGAGGACAGCATTTGGCAGGTGATCATTGGCCAGCGTGTGGAGGTAAattctgttcctttaaaatgtttatttactttttgtagaGCAAGGTCTGTTTTAGTTTATCAAAGTGTTATTTACATTATAGATCTTAATTATCTTGTGCATATCACGGTAGCTTAGTTATATTTAAGAGAACACTTGATTTCAGAGTGGtcaatgtgttgttgttttttttttttttttaaaggttagtGATAGATTGGAGGAATGTAAACGCTTTGAGTCGAATTGGGTGAATGCTATCAACATCAGTGAGTTGTCAGCAGAAGCAGCCTACAATTCGGGTACGTTAATACATTTTCCTTCAATTATTAGgcttaagacaaaaaaacaaaaacatttatgactCCGGTCTGGTCTGCGAATTGATTCAACTTTGATATTTAACAGGAGCAGAGCATGCGTGCACGGCAACAAAAGCCAATCTGCAGGTGGCACAGTGCAAAGTGGAAGAGCTTAGAAAGATCTCCAAAGAGGCGGAGAAGAAGCTGGCCGAAACGAAAGCAGAGGAAATCCAGAGAATGGCTGAATACGCCTCCAGCATCGACATCAACGATCTGGAAGATATTCCAGAGGCCTACCTTCGTGAAGACTAGAAAGACTATGTGCGTCTGTGACACTTGGTGTGCTGCAGACAGCAGTGAATTGCTGAGAGTGAATATGACTGAATCGGAAATGCACCTTGATATGAATTTGCAATATTGcttatggattaaaaaaaaaaaagtttggctTTCGAAGGTTGAATTGATACGGTTgatcttcaaaaaaataaactgcattgtGATTTAATGCAGCTTGTAAGATGCACATAAAACGTAGAGGTGAAGCCTGCGAAGAAATTGCGTTGTAAGTAAAAACGATTcggtatttgtgtatatatgtatatattttcatattgtttatttttagtgcaaTCGCGTGCGTGTTAATGCAACAATGAAATCGTATCGCGTGTCGTGATATTCCAGTGTATACAAAGTTGCAATCGGcgtgttttatatttgtagagctcatctgttatttattatcttaataaatggaaaaaaattattttaaacggCTTTTGCTGAATGTGTGAACTCCAATTATTTGAACTGAATTTCTGTCCTTGCGAGTTTGACGGTGAATtgaagtgtattttaaaatattttgttttccaatgcattattaaaaacgCATGCTCGCCTTTAAacacttaattaaattacatcacCTCCTATTAGAATTAGCTTAGCTTGAGTCAAGATGCTTTTTAGTCAGTTTTATGCAGAGGTTCTCATATTTGACCGACAGAGGGCGATGGCATGCTTTTtagggaaaaaggaaaaagtttgGCTGGTTGAATGAAGATACGACGTAAGAATAGTTCAGTCTAATTACAATACAGAAGTCTGTTATTAACTGTAAACAAACACcctaataataaatagataccCAGAATAGatttctgtaatcatttacttaaCTTCTTCCAAACTGCTGACTTATTTTGCTAAACTGAAGCTAGATGACCGCGTCGGTCACAATACACTTTTATTGcatcattttctaaatgtaatatatattattgttttccATAGAACCTCCTAACAATAGGCCtatctgcttttgtgctccacagacAATGGCAGGATTTAATTAAGAGATCTGAACGTTTGCATGTGTGTCTCGcaaattacatttcatacaggttttaaagaatttcaaataattttcattctttttttcgTGTGCAGCGCAGTGTTTCACACTACTTTCCCACAGTCGAAATGATGTTAGTTAAGGGTTGGTCTGGCCAACATTGGTA includes these proteins:
- the diabloa gene encoding diablo, IAP-binding mitochondrial protein a, coding for MQAFRKCGLCANGSLLKGRTDFLLARRNMAVLRLSAACVQLLRNKAAVLCRSPVHQRLLRLPEVARSNTAAFSLGSSLCAVPFTQQVENLSHESLIRRASCLVTDSANTYLSQTTLALVDALTQYAKALHTLVALQKRYINSIGKLSPAEEDSIWQVIIGQRVEVSDRLEECKRFESNWVNAINISELSAEAAYNSGAEHACTATKANLQVAQCKVEELRKISKEAEKKLAETKAEEIQRMAEYASSIDINDLEDIPEAYLRED
- the LOC122359294 gene encoding odorant receptor 131-2-like, whose amino-acid sequence is MASVNASGYEQMQLIQADPVRRNISLALTQIFVWPFIYLTFLMLLIFSKKETFRTETRYILFGHSLLVDLMFLFLTDFVVLLSYNFVLIPLHFCIPVCMLMEAITACAPLTIIAMCVERYVAICMPLRHQAISTSRRALIVILMIWILSSINPFVDMFILISTASREYLSQLTHCHYEIMIPEKIRHFARGLLYIVGLVFILIIEVFCYVMIYLAARAASGDNKNSASKGQRTISLHILQLFLCTAEVMCPYIEAVVMQYDIQTYLTVRFINFLAFSITSRAVSPLVYGFRDEKFYAAMVYYVRCKNNTISTDSVKQS